The sequence below is a genomic window from Fibrobacter sp..
AGGCATCATGCGCAACAAGCTTTCCACCGCACACGCCACCCACGTAGAAGCCGACGTATTCCAGTATCTGCGCAAGTGCCGCGACAAGGCGGAAACATTTGACTTTATCGTTCTTGACCCGCCCAAGTTTGTGGAAAGCAAGGACAACCTGCAGAAGGGTTGCCGCGGTTACAAGGACATCAACCTGCTGGCCATGAAACTGTTGGCCGAGGGCGGCATGCTGGCCACCTTCAGCTGTTCCGGCCTCATGGAAATGGACTTGTTCCAGAAGATCGTGGCCGATGCCGCCGCCGATGCCCATCGGCGCGTTCAAATCATTGAACGCTTCGGCCAGCCCGCAGACCATCCTGTGAACACAGCCTTCCCCGAGGGGCAATACCTGAAGGGACTGCTGGTCCAAGTTATCTAGTAGTCAAATTATAGCACAGAAAGGTCCGCAGATATTACATCTGCGGACCTTTTCATTTTAAAAGCCTGGCTTCTTACTTTACCTGACGCCCTTTCAAATTGAAGCGCCTCTTGCTGTCGCTACCTTGAGGGCCAAATTCCACATAGAGCATTCCATTCTTGCGGAACACCTTGCTACCATACGGAGCGAAATGTTCCTGCAGGTCGTAACGACGGGCAATGCCAAGAGCGGAATCCGCAGGAACCTTTGAGCTGTCTGCAGGAGTTTCCACAGAATCCTTCGGGGTTTCAGAAGGATCATCCTTCGGGTCTTCCTTAGGTTCTTCGGCCTTCAGGTCGCTAGGCTTCAGGACTCGCCACTTCTGGTGCCATTCCCAAGCTGTACTCCAATCCTGCACCACGCTGGCACCGTCTTCAGTAGCTCTCAGGTAATGTCCGCTATGAAGCATCTTCAAGCGATATTGATTTCCGGATTGATTTTCAAATACAACTTTCTGATGGTCCTTGCCGTTCCATTCGTACACTCCGGCAATTACGCCCGGATCCTTATTTTCGTTAGGAATTTCCAATGTAACGCCACCGAAGTCAACACGGAACGTGGTGGAAGAAACAGGTGTCATAATGGCAGTGGCAGCCGCATTCTTACAATCATCAAGGACAAGTTTCTTGTCGGCATTGACTTGCATGCACTTGCCGAAAGCTTCACTTTGGATTAGCACAGTGTCAGGTTTTGCAGGCTTAGCCTTCCACACACGGATCCAGTCTGCTTCAAAGTAGGCAGGCTTATCTGCAGTTACCTCGATGTCGTTACCTGCCCAGCCGCCGATGGCCAAGTTCACAATAATGTACTGGGCAGCCAGCTGCTTGATTTCGGTAGGACGGCTATAACTTGCGAACCTCTTGTCATCAAAGTAGAAGTTCAGATTAGTTTCATCCCATTCCACCGCATAGGTATGGAAATCTGCAGAACGATCTACATCATCGTCCTTATGGCCACCAAAGGATGCTTCGTGATCCCAGGCAGAACCGTGTTCATTGTACCAGCTAGGATTGGTATAGTGCAGATAATAATGATGCTGCTTTCGGGAAGCAGGAATTTCAAGAATATCAATTTCCGGAGGCCAGCCGTCCTGCAAGGTCCAGAATGCGGGCCAAGTACCCTTCTGCCAAGGAGCCTTGAAACGACCTTCAATATAGCCGTACTTGACTTCGAAATGTCCACGAGTATCAATGGCACCGCTAGTATAGTCAACGGGAATTTCCTTGCCGTCGAACTTGGCTGTAGCCGGAGCATCGGGATGTTTCTTGGCTTCGCCCTTCAACTTAAGGGTTCCATTGGACACGATGACATTGGCAGCATCGCAATAGGCGCGGTGATTATGAGTGTGTCCCCAGTTGTAAGTGGGGTTCCACTTTTTCAAGTCAAGGGAATTGCCGTCGAAGTTATCTTCGAAGACAAGGTCCCAGCCACTAAAATTTTTCGGAGGATCAGCCAAGGCGATTCCGCCAAAAGCCAAAAATGTGCCAACAACAGCACTTAACCCAAATTTTTTCATTCCAATCCCTTGCCTGCGGGAACCATCCACCAAACAACCCTCAGGCACCATAAATATAATGACATTCTCAAATCTTAAAATGATAAAAGATTTAAACAAACTAAAAAAGCCCCGTTTTAGCAGGATTTTTTAAATCCGCCTCAACGGGGTTTTAATCAAAGAGAGAAATTCTAGTGCTTTCTCTTGGGCAATTCCTTAGCGTGCTTTTCAAGCCACACAGCATCTTCCAATGCGCGCTCGGCTTCTGTTGCCCAGTCGGAATCCGGGAACTGCTGGACCACTTCACGGTAGCGGGTCACAGCACTGTGGAAGTCACGCATTTCTCGATAGATGTTGCCCATCTGAAGCATGGTGAAATAACGTTCTTCCGGGTTCTGCTCAGTTTCCAGCAAGTCCTTGTACATCTGCAAGGCAGACTCAAAGCTACCGGCACTAAACAGCAGGTTAGCATTGGCGATGGTGGGCTGAGATGTCGGACGGTCGGCAATGCTCGGTTCGTTTTCTACAGCAGGCTGTTCAGCAACGGCAGCAGTTTCAGCAGGCTTTGCTTCCACAGGCTTCTCGGCCTTAGCCTCAACAGCCTTTGTTTCAACCTTTGCATCGGTCTTGGCTTCGGCAGCCTTCGTCTCAGTTACAGCCTTGGATGCTTCTGCCTTGGCGGCCTTGATTTCAGCAATACGCTCTTCCGCGCTCTTGCGATACTTGGCTCCAGGTGCGGCCTTCTTCAAATAAGCATTCAAGAACTTCAGTTCCTGTTCAGTCTTGTTAGACTTCTGGGCAATCTTTGCAAGGAAGTAGTTGGCGTCGTTGCCTTCATCCTTGTATTCCAAGCCTTTCTTCAGGTTGAATTCGGCCTTGTCCATTTCACCCATTTCGTAGCGGGTCAATCCGGCGTAGTAGTATGCGCCAGCATGACCAGGCTGCTTACGAAGGACTTCTCTCCACAAGGGAGCAGCCTCACTGTACTTGCCCTGGGCAAACAAAGCCTTGCCCTTTTCAAAGGGATCCGCAGGAAGGGCAACATCCACCTTTGCGGGTTCAGCCTTAGCAGGTTCTGCTACAGGAGCGGCCTTCGGAGCTTCCGCGGGCTTGACCGGTTCAGCAACCTTTGCAGTTTCCACGGGCTTCGGAGTTTCAACCTTTGCCGGAGCAGGTTCTTCAACCTTGGGTGCAGGTGCGGCAGCCACAGGTGCAGGTTCCGCAGCAGGAGCCGGTGCGGGCTGCGGTTCTACAGCCTTGGTTTCGGCAGCCGGAGCTGCGGGAGCAGGAGCTGCCTGCACAGCGGCAACTTCCTCGACAGCAGCCGGATTATTCTTGGGATCCTTCTTGCGTTCTTCTTCGGCCTTGGCCTTCTGGCCCAATGCCTCATAAACCTTGGCGGCACCTTCATAGGCAGCGCTCATGGTGGGTTCAAACTTGTATGCCAAGCGATAGTTGGCAAGAGCACCACTGTAGTCCTTCATCTTCACACGGACTTCAGCAGCAGCAAAATAGGCACCAGCATTCTTGGGCTGTTCTGCCAAAATGGCGCGATATTCACCTAGAGCCATTTCGTAGTTTCCCTTTGCCTCGAAGATAGCCCCCTGTTCCATACGGGGATCTGCAGCAAAGGAAGATCCGATTAAAAGAGAAAGAGCAATTGC
It includes:
- a CDS encoding tetratricopeptide repeat protein, yielding MNIRISAIALSLLIGSSFAADPRMEQGAIFEAKGNYEMALGEYRAILAEQPKNAGAYFAAAEVRVKMKDYSGALANYRLAYKFEPTMSAAYEGAAKVYEALGQKAKAEEERKKDPKNNPAAVEEVAAVQAAPAPAAPAAETKAVEPQPAPAPAAEPAPVAAAPAPKVEEPAPAKVETPKPVETAKVAEPVKPAEAPKAAPVAEPAKAEPAKVDVALPADPFEKGKALFAQGKYSEAAPLWREVLRKQPGHAGAYYYAGLTRYEMGEMDKAEFNLKKGLEYKDEGNDANYFLAKIAQKSNKTEQELKFLNAYLKKAAPGAKYRKSAEERIAEIKAAKAEASKAVTETKAAEAKTDAKVETKAVEAKAEKPVEAKPAETAAVAEQPAVENEPSIADRPTSQPTIANANLLFSAGSFESALQMYKDLLETEQNPEERYFTMLQMGNIYREMRDFHSAVTRYREVVQQFPDSDWATEAERALEDAVWLEKHAKELPKRKH
- a CDS encoding family 16 glycosylhydrolase, translating into MKKFGLSAVVGTFLAFGGIALADPPKNFSGWDLVFEDNFDGNSLDLKKWNPTYNWGHTHNHRAYCDAANVIVSNGTLKLKGEAKKHPDAPATAKFDGKEIPVDYTSGAIDTRGHFEVKYGYIEGRFKAPWQKGTWPAFWTLQDGWPPEIDILEIPASRKQHHYYLHYTNPSWYNEHGSAWDHEASFGGHKDDDVDRSADFHTYAVEWDETNLNFYFDDKRFASYSRPTEIKQLAAQYIIVNLAIGGWAGNDIEVTADKPAYFEADWIRVWKAKPAKPDTVLIQSEAFGKCMQVNADKKLVLDDCKNAAATAIMTPVSSTTFRVDFGGVTLEIPNENKDPGVIAGVYEWNGKDHQKVVFENQSGNQYRLKMLHSGHYLRATEDGASVVQDWSTAWEWHQKWRVLKPSDLKAEEPKEDPKDDPSETPKDSVETPADSSKVPADSALGIARRYDLQEHFAPYGSKVFRKNGMLYVEFGPQGSDSKRRFNLKGRQVK